The DNA sequence AGGGCGTCAACGGTTCCCGGGTGTTCCTGCCGTTCGGGCTCGACCCCGACCGCACCCCGGTGATGGGCAGCTACGACGAAAATGACGTCGCGGCGAAGCTCACCTCGGCGTGGTACCAGCTGCCCTTCGCCGCCGGGGAGCGCCCGGCCGACCGGCCGATCGTCGCCGTCGCCGCGGCGGGCGCGATCTGGTACTACAACGAGGACGGCTCCTTCAACTACGGACAGTCGCTGAAGCTGCAGTGGGGGGTGCATCGGCCCGACGGCTCCTACCAGGCCCTCAACGAGGTCGATCCGATCGACGTCTTCGCCCAGCAGGCGTGGCGCAACCTGCGGTTCCCGCTCGACACGGCGCCGCCGGAGGCCAACGTGGCCCGCATCGTCGCCGACGACCCCAACCTGTCCGAGGAGCAGTGGTTCGGCTTCACCCCGCCGCGGGTGCCGGTCCTGCAGACTGCCGACGAGTTCCTCGGCGACGACACCCCGGTGCTGATGGACATCGCCACCGCCGCCAACTTCCCGTGCCAGCAACCGTTCTCGGTGCGGCTGGGGGTCGCGGAGCTGCCGGAATACCGGATCCTGCCCAACTTCAAGCAGATGGTGATCTCGTCGAACCAGTGGCAGTCGGCCGACGACGGCGGCCCGCTGCTGTTCATCCAGGCGCTGCTGCCGCGCACCTCGGCGATCCCCACGTACCTGCGTGGTGACTGGTACCGCGACTGGGGTGCGATCGAGCGCTATTACCGGGCGGTGCCGGCGCAGCAGGCGCCCGATGCCGCCATCGAGGAAGGGACGACACGGGTGTTCGGCTGGAGCCGGGGCGGACCCATCAGGGCACTGCCATGACCTCGGACCTCGCCACCTCGGCGAAAAGCGATGTGAGCGTGGCCCGCTGGGTGGCGATGATCACCGGGCTGCTCGGCTTCGTGATGGCGGTGGCCACCCCGCTGCTGCCCGTCACCCAGACCACCGCGACGCTGAGCTGGCCCCAGCAGGGACAGGTCGGCAACGTGACCGCGCCGCTGATCTCCCAGGCGCCGGTGGATCTGAGGGCCACCGTGCCGTGCGAGGTCATCGACACGATGCCCGGCGACGGCGGCCTGGTGCTGGGCACCGCTCCGGAGCAGGGCCGCGACGCCGCGCTGAACGCGATGCTCGTCATGGTCTCCGAGTCCCGCGTCGACGTCATCGTGCGCAACGTCGTGGTGGCCAGCGTGGACCGCGACCGGATGGGCGGCTGTTCGGAGCTGGTCATCACGTCGTCGCTGGACGGCACCTACGCCGAGTTCGTCGGGCTGACCCAGCAGGACGGCTCACCGCAGCGCACCGGCTATCCCGACCCCAACCTGCGCCCGGCCATCGTCGGCGTGTTCACCGATCTGAGCGGTCCGGCGCCGGGTCTGTCGCTGTCGGCGACGATCGACACCCGCTTCACGTCGCAGCCCACCACGCTCAAACTGGTCGCCATCCTGCTCGCGATCACGTCGACGGTGATCGCGCTGCTGGCGCTGTGGCGGCTCGACCGGCTCGACGGCCGGCGGATGCACCGCCTGATCCCCACCCGCTGGCGCACCGTGACCCCGGTGGACGGCGTCGTCGTCGGCGGTTTCCTGCTCTGGTATGTCATCGGCGCCAACTCCTCCGACGACGGCTACATCCTGGCCATGGCGCGGGTCGCCGACCACGCCGGCTACATGTCGAACTACTTCCGCTGGTTCGGCAGCCCGGAGGATCCGTTCGGCTGGTACTACAACGTGCTGGCGCTGATGACCCAGGTCAGCGATGCCAGCATCTGGATCCGGCTGCCCGACCTGGTGTGCTCGCTGGTGTGCTGGCTACTGCTGTCCCGGGAAGTGCTGCCCCGCTTGGGGCCCGCCGTGCTGAGCAGCCGGGCGGCGCTGTGGGCGGCCGGGCTGGTGCTGCTGGCCGCGTGGATGCCGTTCAACAACGGGCTGCGCCCCGAAGGCCAGATCGCCACCGGCGCGCTGATCACCTACGTGTTGATCGAACGCGCGATCACCTCCGGGCGACTCACCCCGGCGGCGCTGGCGATCACGACCGCAGCGTTCACCCTCGGCATCCAGCCGACCGGGTTGATCGCGGTGGCCGCCCTGGTCGCCGGCGGACGCCCCGTGCTGCGCATCCTGATGCGCCGCCGGAGGGTGGTCGGTACCTGGCCGCTGCTGGCGCCGCTGTTGGCCGCGGGCACCGTGGTGCTGGCCGTGGTGTTCGCCGACCAGACCCTGGCCACGGTGCTCGAAGCCACCCGGATCCGCACCGCGATCGGCCCCAACCAGGAGTGGTGGACCGAGAACCTGCGGTACTACTACCTGATCCTGCCGACCACCGACGGCGCCATCTCGCGCCGCGTGGCGTTCCTGTTCACCGCGATGTCGCTGTTCGCGTCACTGTTCATCATGTTGCGGCGCAAGCGTGTTCCTGGCGTCGCCCGGGGACCGGCCTGGCGGCTGATGGGCGTCATCTTCGCCACGATCTTCTTCCTGATGTTCACCCCGACCAAGTGGATCCACCACTTCGGGCTGTTCGCCGCGGTCGGGGCGGCCATGGCGGCGCTGGCCACCGTGCTGGTCTCGCCGCTGGTGCTGCGCTCGGCGCGCAACCGCATGGCCTTCCTGTCGCTGGTGTTCTTCGTGCTGGCACTGTGTTTCGCCTCCACCAACGGCTGGTGGTACGTGTCGAACTTCGGCGTCCCGTTCAACAGCTCGATGCCCCAACTGGGCGGCGTCACCATCAGCGCGGTGTTCTTCGCGCTGTTCGCCGTGGCGGCGCTGTGGGCGCTGTGGCTGCACCTGTCGGGCCGACAGGACTCGCGGATCGTCGACCGGCTCACCGCCGCCCCGATTCCGATCGCGGCGGGCTTCATGGTGGTCGTGTTCGTCGCGTCGATGGCGGTCGGGGTGGTGCGCCAATACCCGACCTACTCAAACGGTTGGGCCAATGTCCGCGCGTTCGTCGGAGGCTGCGGGCTGGCCGACGACGTGCTGGTCGAACCCGACTCCAACGACGGCTTCCTGCAGCCCCTGCCCGGTGATTGGGGCCCGCTCGGCCCGCTCGGCGGCACCGGCCCGGTCGGCTTCTCCCCCAACGGCATTCCCGACCGGATCATCGCCGAGGCGATCCGGCTGAACAACCCCCAGCCGGGGACCGACTACGACTGGAACCGGCCGATCCGGCTCACCCGCCCGGGCGTGAACGGCTCCACCGTGCCACTGCCCTACGGTCTGGACCCGGCCCGCGTCCCGGTCGCGGGAACGTATTCCGAAGGCGCGCAAGAAGACAGCCGCCTCGCCTCGGCGTGGTACGAGCTGCCGCCCGCCGACGACGCGCATCCGCTGGTGGTGATCAGCGCGGCAGGCACGATCGCCGGCACCAGTGTGGCCGACGGGTTCACCTCCGGGCAGACCGTCGACCTCGAGTACGCCCGCCGCGGGCCCGACGGCGCGCTGGTCGCTGCGGGCCGGATCAGCCCGTACGACATCGGCCCGCAGCCGTCGTGGCGCAACCTGCGCTACCCGCGCGAGCAGATCCCCGCCGACGCGGTGGCGGTCCGGGTCATCGCCGAGGACCTGTCGCTCAGCCAGGGCGACTGGCTCGCGGTGACCCCGCCGCGGGTACCGGAGCTGCGTTCGGTGCAGGAGTACGTCGGCTCCGAGCAGCCGGTCCTGATGGACTGGGCGGTGGGGCTGGCCTTCCCGTGCCAGCAGCCCATGCTGCACGCCAACGGCGTCACCCAGATCCCCAAGTTCCGCATCTCCCCGGACTACTACGCCAAGCTGCAGAGCACCGACACCTGGCAGGACGGCCTCAACGGCGGCCTGCTGGGCATCACCGACCTGCTGCTGCGCGCTTCGGTGATGTCGACGTATCTGTCGCAGGACTGGGGCCAGGACTGGGGCTCGCTGCGCCGCTTCGACACCGTCGTCGACGCTGAGCCGGCCGACATCGAGTTGGGCGAGCAGACCCATTCCGGGCTCTACTCGCCGGGTCCGATCCGCATCCAGCCGTGACCGACCGGACCCGGCTCGGCCGGGCCACCCTGACGCGGGTGGTCGAGACCCGGTTCCGGGTGCGCACCTCACTGTTCGCCCAGACCCCGCCGGACGCCTGGGATGAGCACGCCGACCTGCTCGACCCGCTGTTCGTCGACCGCGGCGCCGACGAGTGGAAGATCGCGGTCCAGACCTGGGTGATCGAGGTCGACGGGCTCACGGTGCTGGTCGACACCGGCGTGGGCGACGGCAGGCAGCGCCCCCACATGCCGCCGCTGGATCACCTCGACACCGGGTTCCTGGCGGCACTGACGGACGCCGGTTTCGCTCCCGACGACGTCGACGTCGTCATCAACACCCACCTGCACACCGACCACGTCGGCTGGAACACCCGGTCGGTCGCCACGGACGGAGACGAAAAGTGGGTGCCGACGTTCCGCAACGCCCGTTACCTGATGCCCGCGGCCGATCATCGGTATTTCTGCCCGGACGGTGACGGTGCCACCGACGGGATGCGGCTGGTGTTCGCCGACAGCATCGCGCCGGTCGAGGCACAGACCGAACTGTTCGCCGGCGACCATCAACTCAGCGAGTCGCTGTGGCTGCGTGCTGCGCCCGGCCACACGCCGGGATCGTCGGTCCTCTGGTTGGACGCCGGCGCACCCGCGGTGTTCGTCGGGGACCTCACCCACTGCCCCATCCAGCTGCCGCGCCCCGACGATCCGTGCGCGTTCGACGTCGACGCCGGCGCGGCGGCGGCCACCCGCCGGCGCGTGTTCACCGAGGCGGCACGCCGTCGCGCGACCGTCATCCCGGCGCATTACCCGGGCCACGGCGGAGCGACGATCGCCGCCCGCGGGGCGAATTTCGCCGTCGACAGCTGGCTGGAGCTGCCCCCGATCTGACGTCAGCCGGCACGGCGGATGCTTGCTTCTACCTACTGGCTGCCTCGCGTCCTCTACGCCGAGGTATCGATAGATACTTGTACTCCAGGAACTCGTCGATACCGACCTTCCCACCCTCACGCCCGAGCCCGGATTGTTTGATCCCGCCGAACGGTGCGGCGGGGTTGGACACGACACCGGTATTGACACCCACCATTCCGACCTCCAGACGTTCGCTCAGGTCGAAAGCCCGATCGATGTCCTGGGTGAACAGGTATCCCACCAGTCCCCAGTCCGTGTCGTTGGCGCGAGCCACCGCCTCGTCCTCGTCGACGAAGGGAATGACCGGCGCCACGGGGCCGAACACCTCGGTGGTCATCAGATCCGAATCCGGTGCTACATCGGCGAGCACGGTGGGCGGATAGAAGTAACCCGGCCCGTCAACCGGCCGCCCACCGGTCAGCGCCGTAGCGCCTCGGGAGAGCGCATCGTCCACCAGCCGTTGCACTTTCGACCGTGCCGCGGCATCGATCAGCGGCCCCACCTGGACGCCTTCGTCGAGTCCGTTGCCGACGTTGAGCTCCGCCATTCGGGCCGCGAGTCGCTCGGAGAACTCGCGGGCGATGTCGCGGTGCACGTACATCCGGTTCGCCGCGGTGCAGGCCTCCCCCATGTTGCGCATTTTCGCCGAAACAGCACCCTCGACGGCGGTGTCGACATCGGCGTCGGCGCACACGATGAACGGTGCATTGCCGCCCAGTTCCATGGAGGACCTCATGACCGCGTCCGCAGCCTGTCGAAGCAGCACCTTGCCGACGGCCGTGGAACCGGTGAAGCTGATCTTGCGTGCTTTACCGCTGCTCATCCACCGCTGCACCACAGTCGCCGCATCGGTGGTGTTGATGATGTTGAGCACTCCCTCGGGGAGGCCGGATTCCTGAAGGATCGCGGCCAGAGCCAACGACGTCAACGGGGTTTGCGGCGCCGGCTTGAGCACCATCGTGCACCCGGCAGCTACCGCGGGAGCGATCTTGCGGGTGCCCATGGCTAACGGAAAGTTCCACGGCGTGATCAGGACGCAGGGGCCCACCGGTTCTCGGGTCACGATGATGCGGTTGCCTCCATCGCCCGTCGTGGTGTGGTCACCGGAGATGCGCA is a window from the Mycolicibacterium poriferae genome containing:
- a CDS encoding NAD-dependent succinate-semialdehyde dehydrogenase, producing the protein MTATPNPTPPQPGVTGIPTGLLIGAGWRDASDGKVFEVECPATGEVLATVADGGPADADDALAGAVAAQASWARTAPRYRSEILRRAYDLVMARQDWLAEVMTLEMGKPLAEAKGEVAYAAEFLRWFSEEAVRISGDHTTTGDGGNRIIVTREPVGPCVLITPWNFPLAMGTRKIAPAVAAGCTMVLKPAPQTPLTSLALAAILQESGLPEGVLNIINTTDAATVVQRWMSSGKARKISFTGSTAVGKVLLRQAADAVMRSSMELGGNAPFIVCADADVDTAVEGAVSAKMRNMGEACTAANRMYVHRDIAREFSERLAARMAELNVGNGLDEGVQVGPLIDAAARSKVQRLVDDALSRGATALTGGRPVDGPGYFYPPTVLADVAPDSDLMTTEVFGPVAPVIPFVDEDEAVARANDTDWGLVGYLFTQDIDRAFDLSERLEVGMVGVNTGVVSNPAAPFGGIKQSGLGREGGKVGIDEFLEYKYLSIPRRRGREAASR
- a CDS encoding MBL fold metallo-hydrolase, coding for MTDRTRLGRATLTRVVETRFRVRTSLFAQTPPDAWDEHADLLDPLFVDRGADEWKIAVQTWVIEVDGLTVLVDTGVGDGRQRPHMPPLDHLDTGFLAALTDAGFAPDDVDVVINTHLHTDHVGWNTRSVATDGDEKWVPTFRNARYLMPAADHRYFCPDGDGATDGMRLVFADSIAPVEAQTELFAGDHQLSESLWLRAAPGHTPGSSVLWLDAGAPAVFVGDLTHCPIQLPRPDDPCAFDVDAGAAAATRRRVFTEAARRRATVIPAHYPGHGGATIAARGANFAVDSWLELPPI
- a CDS encoding arabinosyltransferase domain-containing protein — translated: MTSDLATSAKSDVSVARWVAMITGLLGFVMAVATPLLPVTQTTATLSWPQQGQVGNVTAPLISQAPVDLRATVPCEVIDTMPGDGGLVLGTAPEQGRDAALNAMLVMVSESRVDVIVRNVVVASVDRDRMGGCSELVITSSLDGTYAEFVGLTQQDGSPQRTGYPDPNLRPAIVGVFTDLSGPAPGLSLSATIDTRFTSQPTTLKLVAILLAITSTVIALLALWRLDRLDGRRMHRLIPTRWRTVTPVDGVVVGGFLLWYVIGANSSDDGYILAMARVADHAGYMSNYFRWFGSPEDPFGWYYNVLALMTQVSDASIWIRLPDLVCSLVCWLLLSREVLPRLGPAVLSSRAALWAAGLVLLAAWMPFNNGLRPEGQIATGALITYVLIERAITSGRLTPAALAITTAAFTLGIQPTGLIAVAALVAGGRPVLRILMRRRRVVGTWPLLAPLLAAGTVVLAVVFADQTLATVLEATRIRTAIGPNQEWWTENLRYYYLILPTTDGAISRRVAFLFTAMSLFASLFIMLRRKRVPGVARGPAWRLMGVIFATIFFLMFTPTKWIHHFGLFAAVGAAMAALATVLVSPLVLRSARNRMAFLSLVFFVLALCFASTNGWWYVSNFGVPFNSSMPQLGGVTISAVFFALFAVAALWALWLHLSGRQDSRIVDRLTAAPIPIAAGFMVVVFVASMAVGVVRQYPTYSNGWANVRAFVGGCGLADDVLVEPDSNDGFLQPLPGDWGPLGPLGGTGPVGFSPNGIPDRIIAEAIRLNNPQPGTDYDWNRPIRLTRPGVNGSTVPLPYGLDPARVPVAGTYSEGAQEDSRLASAWYELPPADDAHPLVVISAAGTIAGTSVADGFTSGQTVDLEYARRGPDGALVAAGRISPYDIGPQPSWRNLRYPREQIPADAVAVRVIAEDLSLSQGDWLAVTPPRVPELRSVQEYVGSEQPVLMDWAVGLAFPCQQPMLHANGVTQIPKFRISPDYYAKLQSTDTWQDGLNGGLLGITDLLLRASVMSTYLSQDWGQDWGSLRRFDTVVDAEPADIELGEQTHSGLYSPGPIRIQP